One region of Trinickia violacea genomic DNA includes:
- the fabD gene encoding ACP S-malonyltransferase, whose translation MKFAFVFPGQGSQSVGMLNAFADHAIVRETVQEASDALNQDLGKLIAEGPADDLNLTTNTQPVMLTAAYACYRAWQQAGGPAPSIVAGHSLGEYTALVAAGALRFRDAVPLVRFRAQAMQTAVPVGVGGMAAILGLDDDAVRAACAEASSEGVVEAVNFNAPAQVVIAGHKTAVEKACEIAKAKGAKRALPLPVSAPFHSSLLKPASDQLREYLAGVEVSVPQISIVNNVDVAQVVEPAAIKDALVRQAAGAVRWVECVQAIAKQGATHVIECGPGKVLAGLTKRIDGNLVGGAITDPASLDEMLKLVTA comes from the coding sequence ATGAAATTTGCGTTCGTTTTTCCTGGGCAGGGCTCGCAGTCGGTCGGCATGCTCAACGCATTCGCCGATCACGCCATCGTGCGCGAGACCGTTCAGGAAGCGTCCGACGCATTGAATCAGGATCTCGGCAAATTGATCGCCGAAGGTCCGGCCGACGATCTGAATCTCACGACGAATACCCAACCCGTCATGCTGACGGCAGCCTACGCGTGCTATCGCGCGTGGCAGCAGGCAGGCGGTCCGGCGCCGTCGATCGTCGCGGGGCATAGCCTCGGCGAATACACGGCGCTCGTTGCAGCCGGTGCGCTCCGGTTTCGCGATGCGGTGCCGCTCGTGCGCTTTCGCGCGCAAGCGATGCAGACGGCGGTGCCGGTCGGCGTCGGCGGCATGGCGGCGATTCTCGGCCTCGACGACGACGCCGTGCGCGCGGCTTGCGCCGAGGCGTCGAGCGAGGGCGTTGTCGAAGCGGTCAATTTCAACGCGCCGGCACAGGTCGTGATCGCGGGACACAAGACCGCGGTCGAGAAGGCGTGCGAAATCGCCAAGGCGAAGGGCGCAAAACGCGCGCTGCCGCTGCCCGTTTCGGCGCCGTTCCATTCGTCGCTGCTCAAGCCCGCATCGGATCAGCTGCGCGAGTACCTGGCGGGCGTCGAGGTCAGCGTGCCGCAGATCTCGATCGTGAACAACGTCGATGTTGCGCAGGTCGTCGAACCAGCCGCGATCAAGGACGCGCTGGTGCGCCAGGCCGCCGGCGCGGTGCGCTGGGTCGAGTGCGTGCAGGCGATCGCCAAGCAAGGCGCGACGCACGTGATCGAATGCGGTCCGGGCAAGGTGCTCGCCGGGCTGACGAAACGGATCGACGGCAACCTGGTCGGTGGCGCCATCACCGATCCGGCGTCGCTCGACGAAATGCTCAAGCTCGTGACCGCTTGA
- a CDS encoding beta-ketoacyl-ACP synthase III: MAQSKMYSRVLGTGSYLPPGRVTNQELADRLAKNGIETSDEWIVARTGIHARHFAEPNVTTSDLALIASQRAIEAADIDPQSIDLIIVATSTPDFVFPSSACLLQNKLGIKNNGAAFDVQAVCSGFAYALSTADNFIRSGQHRTALVVGAETFSRILDFNDRTTCVLFGDGAGAVLLQASDEPGVLASALHADGSHSDILCTPGHVNGGVIAGSAFLHMDGQAVFKLAVNVLEKVAIEALSKADLAPEQVDWLIPHQANIRIMTSTCRKLGLPQERMVVTVGEHGNTSAASIPLALDVAVRDGRIKRGQNVLIEGVGGGFTWGASVIRY; the protein is encoded by the coding sequence ATGGCTCAATCGAAAATGTATTCCCGCGTGCTCGGCACGGGCAGCTATCTGCCGCCTGGGCGAGTCACGAATCAGGAGTTGGCAGACCGTCTCGCGAAGAACGGCATCGAGACGAGTGACGAATGGATCGTCGCCCGCACGGGCATCCATGCGCGTCATTTTGCCGAACCCAATGTCACCACGAGCGATCTTGCACTGATCGCGTCGCAACGCGCGATCGAAGCGGCCGATATCGACCCGCAATCGATCGATCTCATCATCGTCGCCACGTCCACGCCCGATTTCGTGTTTCCGAGTTCGGCGTGTCTGCTGCAGAACAAGCTCGGAATCAAGAACAACGGTGCCGCGTTCGACGTGCAGGCCGTGTGTTCCGGCTTCGCTTATGCGCTTTCGACGGCGGACAACTTCATCCGCAGCGGTCAGCATCGCACCGCGCTCGTCGTGGGCGCGGAGACGTTCTCGCGGATTCTCGACTTCAACGACCGCACGACGTGCGTGCTGTTCGGCGACGGCGCCGGCGCCGTGCTGCTGCAGGCTTCCGACGAACCGGGTGTGCTCGCGAGCGCGCTGCACGCCGACGGCAGCCATTCGGACATCCTCTGCACGCCGGGCCACGTGAACGGCGGCGTCATTGCCGGCAGCGCGTTCCTTCATATGGATGGCCAAGCGGTGTTCAAGCTCGCCGTCAATGTGCTCGAGAAAGTGGCGATCGAAGCGCTGAGCAAGGCGGATCTGGCTCCCGAACAGGTCGATTGGCTGATTCCGCACCAAGCCAATATCCGTATCATGACTAGCACCTGCCGCAAGCTCGGCTTGCCTCAGGAGCGGATGGTCGTCACGGTGGGCGAGCACGGCAATACGTCGGCGGCATCGATTCCGCTTGCGCTGGATGTCGCCGTGCGCGACGGGCGCATCAAGCGCGGCCAGAACGTGCTGATCGAAGGCGTCGGCGGCGGCTTCACCTGGGGTGCATCCGTCATTCGCTATTGA
- the plsX gene encoding phosphate acyltransferase PlsX translates to MTIKLTIDCMGGDHGPSVTVPAAVNFVRSHPDVQLRLVGIETAIRAQLKKCKALDNPALIVVPASEVVAMDDPVEVALRKKKDSSMRVALNGVKEGEAQACISAGNTGALMAVSRYVLKTLPGIERPAIAFALPNPTGYTTMLDLGANVDCEPQHLLQFAEMGHALVSALEGKDRPTIGLLNIGEEVIKGNETIKRAGELLRSSTLNFRGNVEGNDIYKGTVDVIVCDGFVGNVALKTSEGLAQMLAEIIREEFGRSLLTKVMAVLAMPVLMRFKKRVDHRQYNGAALLGLRGLVIKSHGSADAYAFEWAIKRGYDAVKNGVLERLVRAMEENASPLEQAARDANGAGYASPPAGQPAEPYAAQSSKA, encoded by the coding sequence ATGACCATAAAGCTCACGATTGATTGCATGGGAGGCGACCACGGCCCGTCCGTGACCGTGCCTGCTGCCGTCAATTTCGTTCGTTCGCATCCCGACGTGCAGTTGAGGCTCGTCGGCATCGAAACTGCGATTCGTGCCCAACTCAAGAAGTGCAAGGCGCTGGATAACCCCGCGCTGATCGTCGTCCCGGCATCCGAAGTGGTGGCGATGGACGACCCTGTCGAAGTTGCGCTTCGCAAGAAAAAAGACTCGTCGATGCGCGTCGCGCTCAACGGCGTCAAGGAAGGCGAGGCGCAGGCTTGCATCTCGGCCGGCAACACCGGCGCGTTGATGGCCGTTTCCCGCTACGTGCTGAAAACGCTTCCGGGCATCGAGCGTCCGGCGATCGCGTTCGCCTTGCCGAACCCGACCGGCTACACGACGATGCTCGACCTGGGCGCCAACGTCGATTGCGAGCCGCAGCATCTGCTGCAATTCGCGGAGATGGGGCACGCGCTCGTGTCCGCGCTCGAAGGCAAAGACCGGCCGACCATCGGCCTCCTCAACATCGGCGAAGAAGTCATCAAAGGCAATGAGACGATCAAGCGCGCAGGCGAGCTGCTGCGCTCGAGCACGCTCAACTTCCGCGGTAACGTCGAAGGCAATGACATCTACAAGGGCACGGTGGATGTCATCGTCTGCGACGGTTTCGTCGGCAACGTCGCGCTGAAGACGTCGGAAGGTCTCGCCCAAATGCTGGCGGAGATCATCCGCGAGGAATTCGGGCGCTCGCTTCTCACCAAGGTGATGGCGGTGCTCGCGATGCCGGTATTGATGCGCTTCAAGAAGCGCGTCGACCATCGTCAATACAACGGCGCCGCGCTGCTCGGCCTGCGCGGTCTCGTCATCAAGAGTCACGGTTCGGCGGATGCCTATGCGTTTGAGTGGGCAATCAAACGCGGGTATGATGCCGTCAAAAACGGCGTGCTGGAGCGCCTCGTGCGCGCGATGGAAGAGAACGCATCCCCCCTCGAACAGGCGGCGCGCGATGCAAACGGTGCGGGTTACGCAAGCCCTCCCGCCGGCCAGCCAGCCGAGCCCTACGCTGCGCAATCCTCGAAGGCATAA
- the rpmF gene encoding 50S ribosomal protein L32, translating into MAVQQNKKSPSKRGMHRSHDFLSAAPLAVEPSTGEVHLRHHVSPNGYYRGKKVVKTKND; encoded by the coding sequence ATGGCAGTCCAACAAAACAAGAAGTCGCCGTCGAAGCGCGGCATGCACCGCTCGCACGATTTCCTGAGCGCTGCGCCCCTGGCCGTCGAGCCGAGCACCGGTGAAGTGCATCTGCGTCACCACGTCAGCCCGAACGGCTACTATCGCGGCAAGAAAGTCGTCAAGACGAAGAACGACTAA